The genomic window ACATGAAGGCACTGCGCTCTATTTCGGGACAATGAAGGGCATGGCCGAGAGCGACAATCCCGTCTTGCGTCAGTTTCTCGAATTGGACGAACTGGATCCTCCAGCTTAGGCGCACTTGTAATTTCGCCGCGCATCCTGTAAGTTCCTGTCCTTCGTTTCGGCCACTCGTCATGAACTCGCAGGCTCTGGTGAAGTGCGAAGAGCAGTCGTCCAGACTCGCGCAGGTCCCTCCCGCGGGACTGTTCGCGCGCATACCGCAACAATCGCCTCTTCAACGCTCACTTTGGCTGCTGCAGAAGTACAGATGGACCATTGCGGCTTGCGTTCTTGGAGTGCTTCTAGTCACGGTGCTCATTGCTGCGCTGCAGCCTCGCACGTATCGCGCGACGGCAAACCTCGTCATTTACCGCGATAGTGAAGGCGGAGTCTCTCTGAGCAAGAATCTGGGACTAGGGTCCGGCGATCTGGATGACTACTCTGTGAGTCTTGACACTCAGTTGCACATTCTGCAGAGCCGCACGCTTGCGTTGTCCGTCGTACGCAAGCTCGGGCTGAACAAGAATACGAGCTTCATGCGTCAAGCAAAGCTTGAACCGGGTGGGCAGCCTTCTCGATCTTCCGAATCGGGCGAGACCGAAGCCGAAAGCGCGGCGGTGGACGTTCTGTTGCTCCATCTGGCTGCTAATAGCGTGAAACAGACGCGCATAGTGGAGGTCAGCTACACCGGACCCGATCCCCAACTGAACGCGCAAATCGTAAACACGCTTGTCGACGGCTTCATCGATGACAGCATTCGTTCGCGCTACGAAGCGTCCACCCGCTCAGCGCGGTTTTTATCCAGCCAATTGACGGATTTGCGCACCAAAGTAGAGCAATCACAGCAAAGGCTTGTTGAATACGAGCGCGAGCACAACATCGTAGGAACCGACGACAAGCAGAACGTTATCACGGCCAAACTCGAAGACCTGAACAGGCAACTCACGGCCGCTGAGGCGGAGCGGATGGAAAAAGAATCGCTGTACCAGACGGTCGCGTCGGGCGATCTGGACCAGCTTCCCGAAGTGAAATCAACGGAGAATCTGCAAGCCTTGCGCCTGCGGGAAGCCGATCTCAAGAACGAATACGCGCAGGCGACCACGACCTATGGCCCGAACTATCCGAAAGTTGTCGAGCTGAATAATCGAATGAAGAGCGTGGATGCCAGCATTCAAGCTGAGCTTAAACGCGTTCAGGCGCGCGCGAAGGGTGAGTACCTGGCTGCAGCGCGTGCTGAGCAAAAGCTGAAGACGGCCTTCGAGCAGCAGAAGCAGGAAGCCAATCGCCTGAACGAAAGTGCAATTCAATACGGATTACTCAAGCGCGACTTTGATTCCAATCGCCAACTCTATGACACGCTCCAGGAGCGCATGAAAGAGGCGGGAGTCGCGGCTGGTCTTCGTTCGACCAACATCCGTGTAATTGATGCTGCGGAAATGCCGCGTAGGCCAGTGTCTCCAAATTTCGCGAAGACTTCTGCTATTGGATTGTTTCTAGGCTTCGTTCTGAGTGCGGTCGTAATTGCATTTCGGGAAGGAAGGCATCGGACACTGGACGATCCGGCCGACGTTGAAGCATTCACTGCGATGCCATCGCTCGCACTCATACCCGAATATCGCCCTGAATCATTCCAGATCGTACAAGCAGATTCCGAGAATAGGAACAACGTGATTTCGCTGGGCAAGCCGAATTCGGCAGCAGCAGAAGCGTATCGGACTCTAGGAACTTCGATT from Terriglobales bacterium includes these protein-coding regions:
- a CDS encoding polysaccharide biosynthesis tyrosine autokinase — encoded protein: MNSQALVKCEEQSSRLAQVPPAGLFARIPQQSPLQRSLWLLQKYRWTIAACVLGVLLVTVLIAALQPRTYRATANLVIYRDSEGGVSLSKNLGLGSGDLDDYSVSLDTQLHILQSRTLALSVVRKLGLNKNTSFMRQAKLEPGGQPSRSSESGETEAESAAVDVLLLHLAANSVKQTRIVEVSYTGPDPQLNAQIVNTLVDGFIDDSIRSRYEASTRSARFLSSQLTDLRTKVEQSQQRLVEYEREHNIVGTDDKQNVITAKLEDLNRQLTAAEAERMEKESLYQTVASGDLDQLPEVKSTENLQALRLREADLKNEYAQATTTYGPNYPKVVELNNRMKSVDASIQAELKRVQARAKGEYLAAARAEQKLKTAFEQQKQEANRLNESAIQYGLLKRDFDSNRQLYDTLQERMKEAGVAAGLRSTNIRVIDAAEMPRRPVSPNFAKTSAIGLFLGFVLSAVVIAFREGRHRTLDDPADVEAFTAMPSLALIPEYRPESFQIVQADSENRNNVISLGKPNSAAAEAYRTLGTSILFSPPELKTLVVTSCLPGEGKTSVAANCAVIIAQQGKRVLLVDADLRKPTLHTCFGISNARGLTSVLRGTHAADDVAFSHPQLPQLAILTAGPDEAMPAEMLGSSAMHQLMRAWREQYDYVIIDTAPILAVTDALRIAPKADSVLLVMRSGQTTREALARACTSLNQHAVPVLGIVVNAVNFRSSGPYYAYHAQLEKTYYRQT